The following coding sequences are from one Clarias gariepinus isolate MV-2021 ecotype Netherlands chromosome 19, CGAR_prim_01v2, whole genome shotgun sequence window:
- the LOC128507949 gene encoding V-set and immunoglobulin domain-containing protein 10-like 2, producing the protein MINRLLVVPDFSITAFLFPLLLHGLEITDPGQVTYRENRINAVVEHEATLECGPTLPDVYIWSFTKPGTETVRAVVYNFGKGPKLQQLAQDLGDLNIINNSASLFTRKVLLTTEGLYTCQALYDSKEGARLYYYYIYLRVLVPVSNPSIRLSDSLAVEGISFGMHCDLENGTEPIHYIWEQENHSGQVSILAESNSSLITVTSINRNHTGWVRCLARNEVNQQHSDQIWLDVLYGPDMPQINASINAVTEGGYSALENGKVSLMCQAISKPPSQYVWFYENSEIYSGPKLTITNILRVHAGNYTCLAQNSYTNNHAQKTITLTIYYPPNGVPSCSVFSTNNYTDLALFCSWEGGYPPASLNWSPYVNEQNLPGIANVTRIHTGFEIANNSAFTCYGSHVALNSTRTCSTRTWLPYGEPQCSANSSFNNEYLILSCSWEGGVPRALVWWTSSSGDTQGLPEENSNILVLRSSATYNGKTFACHTRHPLNKESKKCVLILEKPVLMPQQSLVSVFEGNDIQLTCLLSKTYLPVTKFTWYNNLRQTVGDKPKKYIVQQAGAWSNLTVREVDSKVDSGQYWCGAINALGATEISILLLVMRYPTPPNVTISKIIYSGRQRTNVNMEWLVQAYGDITGFFIERQTFTVPVEKSDIVPVWQKVTENLEPSTRSYQITNLDPSSKYAFRVTPINRRTIGYPSEIKSPVSTPVSKPYILLGDPSPVEGTSVWMQCSLDSGTDPVQYTWEQESQSGLVTILADSSSGFINITSVTRNHTGWIRCLARNEVNQQRSDRIWLDVIFGPDVPQIDVTPYSVMDQGYSAVEKETVFLLCQASSNPSSQYIWFYNNSQIYTGPQLTISKILRIHTGYYACLAQNIFLNTRSKKTITLTVYYPPDNNPSCSVLPVNNYSDLALSCSWKGGYPPPTVNWSPYVNGDNREGVANITLIQPGPETANNSVFTCYGSHIALNVAQTCIIRTWLPYGEPRCSAYATRNNEYLMLSCSWEGGLPRALLWWASSSGDIQGTSEENSNILVLRSSATYSGKAFVCHAKHPLIKESKTCVLKLEAPVLMTQRSVVSVYEGSDVQLSCILSKNYPAVTEITWYNNLKQNVGETPKKYVLEKAAAWLNLTVRETDSKVDSGQYWCSAANAVGGAEIPVLLLVMRYPMPPNVTISRITYSSQQRTDVLVEWLIQRDGDLTSFFIERQRLPVGRSNDVPLWQKVIVDLEPSTRSYQITNLDPNGKYAVRVTAVNHRTTGHPSEVKSPATPRFKAYSAVIGAAIGGMLLATLSTVVLLIFVLRNRINNPRLHNVIFGRNNSQSRENINFPEDEVVRGAESEGGRGETKPAPSMTQPRSATVLTTTSLDNNQTKSLSQPSSQTGSS; encoded by the exons ATGATAAACAGACTGTTAGTGGTTCCTGATTTCTCCATAACtgcatttctttttcctctcctgCTGCACG GCTTGGAGATTACAGACCCTGGCCAAGTGACATATAGAGAAAACAGGATCAATGCAGTGGTGGAACATGAAGCAACACTGGAATGTGGCCCCACCCTTCCTGATGTTTACATCTGGAGCTTCACCAAACCAGGCACTGAGACGGTTCGAGCCGTGGTGTATAACTTTGGCAAGGGTCCAAAGCTGCAACAGCTGGCTCAGGATTTGGGTGACCTAAACATCATCAATAACAGTGCCTCTCTGTTTACAAGAAAAGTTCTTCTAACTACAGAGGGCTTGTACACCTGCCAAGCTTTGTATGACAGCAAAGAGGGAGCAAGGCTTTACTATTATTACATCTATTTGCGGGTTTTAG TTCCCGTGTCCAATCCCTCTATTCGGCTGAGTGACTCCTTGGCAGTTGAAGGCATATCATTCGGGATGCACTGTGATCTGGAGAATGGCACAGAACCCATTCACTACATATGGGAACAGGAAAACCATAGTGGGCAAGTCAGCATACTGGCTGAGAGCAACAGCAGTCTTATCACAGTTACCTCTATTAATCGCAACCACACAGGATGGGTTAGGTGCCTGGCCAGAAATGAGGTCAATCAGCAACACAGTGACCAGATCTGGCTAGACGTCTTAT ATGGTCCAGACATGCCACAGATCAATGCTTCCATCAATGCAGTAACAGAAGGGGGCTATTCAGCATTGGAAAATGGAAAAGTCTCCCTCATGTGTCAAGCCATTTCTAAACCACCCAGTCAGTATGTTTGGTTCTACGAGAACTCTGAGATCTACTCTGGGCCAAAGCTTACCATCACCAATATCCTGCGAGTACATGCAGGAAACTACACCTGTTTGGCACAAAACTCTTATACCAACAACCATGCACAGAAAACCATCACGCTCACCATCTACT ATCCACCTAATGGTGTTCCATCATGTTCTGTTTTCTCAACAAATAACTACACTGACCTGGCTCTCTTCTGTTCTTGGGAGGGAGGTTACCCTCCAGCTTCCCTCAACTGGAGTCCATATGTGAATGAACAGAACTTACCGGGTATCGCTAATGTCACTCGGATTCACACAGGATTTGAGATTGCTAACAACTCTGCATTCACCTGCTATGGCTCACATGTTGCACTGAACAGCACCCGAACATGCAGCACCAGGACAT GGCTGCCCTATGGAGAACCTCAGTGCTCTGCCAACTCCAGCTTTAATAATGAGTACCTTATATTGTCTTGCTCCTGGGAGGGAGGTGTCCCTCGTGCTCTGGTGTGGTGGACTTCCAGTTCAGGAGATACCCAAGGTTTACCTGAAGAGAACTCTAACATTCTGGTCCTGCGCTCAAGTGCCACATACAATGGCAAAACCTTTGCATGTCATACCAGACATCCACTAAATAAAGAGAGCAAGAAATGTGTGCTAATACTAG AAAAGCCAGTATTGATGCCTCAGCAGAGTTTGGTTTCTGTTTTTGAGGGCAATGATATCCAGCTCACTTGCCTGTTAAGTAAAACATATCTTCCAGTTACTAAATTCACATGGTACAACAACTTAAGGCAGACCGTGGGAGATAAACCCAAGAAATACATTGTTCAGCAAGCTGGAGCCTGGTCCAACCTGACTGTACGGGAGGTAGACAGCAAGGTGGACAGTGGACAGTACTGGTGTGGTGCTATTAATGCTCTTGGAGCAACTGAGATTTCCATTTTACTGCTGGTGATGA GGTACCCAACACCTCCCAATGTCACCATCAGTAAGATCATATACAGTGGGCGTCAAAGGACAAATGTTAACATGGAATGGTTGGTTCAAGCATATGGTGACATAACTGGGTTCTTTATCGAGCGTCAAACGTTCACTGTCCCTGTAGAGAAGAGTGACATCGTCCCCGTCTGGCAGAAAGTTACAGAAAATTTGGAACCCAGTACCCGCAGCTACCAAATCACCAATTTGGACCCCAGTTCCAAGTATGCATTTCGTGTAACACCTATCAATCGCCGTACTATTGGATATCCTTCTGAGATCAAGAGCCCAG TGTCAACACCTGTGTCCAAACCATATATCCTGCTGGGTGACCCGTCACCTGTGGAAGGAACATCAGTATGGATGCAATGTAGTCTGGATAGTGGAACTGATCCAGTACAGTACACGTGGGAGCAGGAGAGCCAGAGTGGGCTGGTCACCATATTAGCTGACAGCAGCAGCGGTTTCATTAACATCACCTCTGTGACACGCAATCACACCGGCTGGATCAGGTGCCTGGCGAGGAACGAGGTCAATCAGCAGCGCAGTGATCGAATCTGGTTAGATGTTATAT TTGGTCCAGATGTCCCACAGATTGATGTAACTCCCTACTCAGTAATGGATCAGGGATACTCGGCTGTGGAGAAAGAGACAGTTTTTCTTCTATGTCAAGCCTCCTCTAACCCTTCCAGTCAATACATCTGGTTCTACAATAACTCCCAGATCTACACTGGACCACAGCTCACCATCAGCAAAATCCTGCGAATACACACAGGCTACTATGCCTGTCTGGCTCagaacattttcttaaacaccCGGTCCAAGAAAACCATCACTCTCACCGTCTACT ATCCACCAGACAACAATCCATCTTGTTCTGTTCTCCCGGTGAACAACTACTCTGACCTGGCTCTGTCCTGTTCCTGGAAGGGAGGTTATCCTCCACCTACCGTGAACTGGAGTCCATATGTTAATGGAGACAACAGAGAGGGCGTTGCTAACATCACTTTGATTCAGCCGGGGCCTGAGACAGCTAATAACTCTGTATTCACCTGCTATGGTTCACATATTGCACTAAATGTTGCCCAAACTTGTATCATTAGAACTT GGTTGCCATATGGAGAACCCAGGTGTTCTGCATATGCGACTCGTAACAATGAATACCTGATGCTGTCCTGCTCCTGGGAGGGTGGTTTACCTCGGGCTCTGTTGTGGTGGGCTTCTAGTTCAGGAGACATCCAGGGAACATCTGAGGAGAACTCCAACATCCTGGTCCTGCGCTCCAGTGCCACCTACAGCGGGAAAGCATTTGTTTGCCATGCCAAACATCCATTAATTAAAGAGAGCAAGACGTGTGTGTTAAAGTTAG AGGCACCAGTGTTGATGACTCAGCGCAGTGTGGTTTCAGTCTATGAGGGCAGTGATGTCCAGCTGTCCTGCATCCTGAGTAAAAACTACCCAGCAGTCACAGAGATCACCTGGTACAATAACTTAAAGCAAAACGTCGGTGAGACGCCCAAGAAATATGTTCTTGAGAAAGCTGCTGCCTGGTTAAACCTGACTGTCAGGGAGACAGACAGCAAGGTGGACAGTGGACAGTACTGGTGTTCTGCTGCCAATGCCGTCGGAGGAGCAGAGATTCCCGTCTTGCTCCTAGTAATGA GATACCCAATGCCTCCAAATGTGACCATAAGTAGGATAACCTACAGCAGCCAGCAGAGGACAGATGTCCTGGTGGAGTGGTTAATCCAAAGAGATGGAGACCTCACCAGCTTTTTCATCGAGCGTCAGAGGCTCCCTGTAGGCAGGAGTAATGATGTTCCTCTTTGGCAGAAAGTGATAGTAGATCTTGAACCAAGCACCCGCAGCTACCAGATCACCAATCTGGATCCTAATGGGAAATACGCAGTCCGTGTGACTGCTGTCAATCACCGAACCACTGGACATCCATCAGAGGTCAAGAGCCCAG CAACCCCTCGCTTCAAGGCTTACTCTGCTGTCATTGGAGCGGCCATTGGAGGCATGCTTCTGGCAACATTATCTACAGTCgtgcttttaatttttgtgCTGCGGAATCGCATCAACAACCCTC GTCTTCACAACGTGATATTTGGAAG GAATAACAGTCAGTCCAGAGAAAATATCAACTTTCCTGAGGACGAGGTGGTTAGAGGAGCAGAAAGCGAGGGCGGCAGAGGAGAAACAAAGCCAG cacca